The Leptolyngbya sp. 'hensonii' DNA segment GAGAATAACAATCCGATAAGGTATCGACTAGCGCCTGCACCCGATCGGGATACAGTTCAAAGGCATAGCGGTGGATGACCACATGACGGAATCCCCGGTACTCATTCAACCGTTCCAGGGTTTCAGCCTGAATCACTAAGGATCGTGGATTTAATAACTCCGAAATTTTCAGCCCTCACCCCCAACCCCCAACCCCTCCCCCTCTCCCGCTGGGAGAGGGGGCAGGGGGGTGAGGGCAATCAGGAGTTTATCGGTGTTATTTAATTCTCATTCCTAAGGGGCGAGTGTTTGGAATCTCCAGCCCCATCTGTTCCAGTAATTTCTGATAGGAACTGGCTCCAGTCGGAACCTGGCCATCCAGTTCCTTGGCAACCTCTTCAAAAATACGTTCTACCCCTGTATAGAAGTTTTGCAGGCTTAGAGCTGCGGCCTGGAGGTAGTCAGAGTCTCCTGTTGTTCTAGCTTTATTGGCCTGGGAAGTTGCTGATTGAACGGCAGTCTGGATTTTACTCAGCTCGTTTTGAAGTCGAGCCACCAAAATATTGTACTGACTCACAGTTCTGTACCCTGACCGATCGCCCCCAGCAAATCTGCACTTGCCGTTTCAACCCTGACCAGATCGATCGCCAGCTCACTGAGTCCTTGGAGTTTGCCCACGGCCTGAAAATAGCGCGACTCAGGTAAGTCCCAAACCGCCAGGTCAATATCAGATGCTTCATTAAACCGATCGCTCACCAGTGACCCAAACACCACAACCCGGCTGGCTCCAAACAAATCACGCAGGAGTTGTGCTGCTGTGCTGGCAATCATCATTGCTTGGGCCTGACGATCCTGCCGCCTTTGCAAGGTTTGTTGTTCTCGCTGCTTAGCAGTGAGAATATAGCGCTGCATTGCGTCTGCTGAGAACTTGCCCATAAAAGCCCTGTACTCCTGTCCCCACTCTAACCTGATTCGTCTGCTTTGCCTTCCCAGGCGAACTCCCAGTGCTAGGGTGGTTGAGGCATTACAGGCAACGCTCGATCGGGGAGAAGGAACCTGAAAGTAAACCAGCCAATTATACTTCTATCGAAACTAAATATTGCGTACAATGCTGACATTCAGACGGTCACGCTCTGCTTCACAAATTCTGTGGCATGGTTAGAATCCAACACTTGGCTCCCTTGACATCCAGATCCTGCGCTTTGGGCTGGCTGATTCTCCTGGGAACAGCGACTGCAGGTTTAGCCCAGACCTGTACCCCTGGGGCAATCGACCAGCAGATTAAGCAACTGGCCCCGTCGGGAGCGACTCAGACAAAAGCAGTGGCAGCCCTGAAGCAATGCGGGAAGTCCGCTGTTCCAGGTTTGATTGCAGCTCTGACCCAAAGCCCAGAGGTGCAGGTGCAGGTAGCTGCCCTGGACGCGCTGGAGCAGATCGGGCCACCGGCTGTGGATGATCTGTTGCAGCAGTTGGGAGATCAGAAGATCGCACCCGATCGCCGATCGGTGATGGTAGAAGTTCTGGCGAAGATTGCTCAGACTCACGCCAGTACGACGATCGCCATCATCCAGAAATTAACTGAGCGGCAGCTAGACCCGAAGGAACAGCCCCAGGTGCGCCGTCAGGCAACCCTGAGTTTGAAGGAGATTGGTAATCCCCCTGCTGTGCAATTACCGGAAGCCGTGGTGGACTGGGTCAAAACCCATCCAGGGGCTGCTACTGGAGCCGGGAGCATCCCAGGGCTGATGCTGATTTATCTGGTTATTCTGGGGCTGAAACCCCGCTGGCTCTTGGGGATGCCGGGGAAACTGACGATTCCAAACACCAAGATTGAGCTGCCGTTGGGATTGTTACTCTGGCTGAAGTATCAGCCGAGGGTGCTGGATCAGTGGGTGGCGGATCATCGCCAGCAGGTGCAGGAGAGGTTTCTGGCGGAGCCAACCGTGAGCGATCGGGAAATCCATATTCCCATTCAAATCAGGTTGAAGGATAAAGTGATCGATCGGCTCACCCCTGACGATTTGCGTTCCGTTTTCCATCAGTCTCCGGCTGGTCTGCTGATTGTAGGCGAAGGGGGAGTGGGTAAGACCAGTCTGGCCTGTCAGATTGCCCGCTGGGGTCTGGGTCTGCCGGACAAAGAGACGCAAAAAGTCCAGTCTCTCTGTAATCACGCCATGCTGCCGGTGCTGATTGAGCAGGAGTTGGGAGAAACCCCGCTGTTGACAGCGATTCGGGAGCAATTACCCCGGATGGCTGACGGCAGTTTCATCCCCAATGAATTGCTGGAGGCACTGTTACGCCAGCGGCGGGTGCTGGTGATTCTAGACCATATCTCCGAGATGAGTGATGAAACCTATAAACGGATGAAGCAGGATCTGGAGGCAAAACCCATCAATGCCCTGATCATTACCGCACGCCTCCCGGAAAAGAATTTGGGTCGGCCTCATCTGACCCCACTGGAACCCCGAAAAATTTCGGGAGCAAGGCTCTCCACGTTCATCCAACCTTACCTGGAACGCCAGGGTAAGCGAGACATTTTTGAGGATGATGCCGAATTCTTCCGGGCCTGTACCCGCTTATCCAGCATGATGGCGGCCACACTTCAGAACGCGACTGCATTGCTGGTGCGGATGTATGTCGATCAGGTGATTGACGTGGGGGGATTGAAAACAGCCCAGCTCCCCGACAACATCCCGAAACTGATGCAGAACTATCTCTGCTGGTTAAATCGCCGGGATGCCGTTGGGAAAACGATGCGCCTCGACGATAGCCTGATCGAACAGGATGCCAAAGCAATTGCCTGGGAATGCTTGCGGCATACCTACTATCCTACGGATGCAAAGTATGACGATGTAATCCAAGCGTTGGCTGACTTAATTCAGGCTGAAAATCCCAAACTGGAAACTCCCAAAGCAGAGGCCAAGAAACGCCTGGAGTACCTTGATCAAACCCTGAGATTGATTCAAGTTGCAGCTAACCGAGTTGGGATTATGCTTGACCCCGTCGCTGAGTATCTGGCGGCTTTTCAGGTGGTGGAGTATTGCCAGCAACAGGAGGCTGACCAGCGCTGGCAAGAGTTCTTCCGCACTGTGGATGCAAAGCCTGATCTGGCTAAGATTCGGGGGTTTTTATTGGCTGTTCGCAACTGTTGTGAACAGGAGCGTCAATTGCCGGAAGGGGTGCTGGATGGCTTAAATCAGCGGGCTGATCTGGATCCGGAAGCCCTGCAGCAAGCTCGTCGGCGACAACGGATTAATCGCCTGATTGATGACCTGTTCGATGATGACACCAAGTATCTGGGGCAGGCGATTCGTAATTTGCGGGAGGAGGGAACCTATGCTTACAAAGCGATTCCTGATTTGTT contains these protein-coding regions:
- a CDS encoding nucleotidyltransferase domain-containing protein; the encoded protein is MGKFSADAMQRYILTAKQREQQTLQRRQDRQAQAMMIASTAAQLLRDLFGASRVVVFGSLVSDRFNEASDIDLAVWDLPESRYFQAVGKLQGLSELAIDLVRVETASADLLGAIGQGTEL
- a CDS encoding SUMF1/EgtB/PvdO family nonheme iron enzyme, with the protein product MTSRSCALGWLILLGTATAGLAQTCTPGAIDQQIKQLAPSGATQTKAVAALKQCGKSAVPGLIAALTQSPEVQVQVAALDALEQIGPPAVDDLLQQLGDQKIAPDRRSVMVEVLAKIAQTHASTTIAIIQKLTERQLDPKEQPQVRRQATLSLKEIGNPPAVQLPEAVVDWVKTHPGAATGAGSIPGLMLIYLVILGLKPRWLLGMPGKLTIPNTKIELPLGLLLWLKYQPRVLDQWVADHRQQVQERFLAEPTVSDREIHIPIQIRLKDKVIDRLTPDDLRSVFHQSPAGLLIVGEGGVGKTSLACQIARWGLGLPDKETQKVQSLCNHAMLPVLIEQELGETPLLTAIREQLPRMADGSFIPNELLEALLRQRRVLVILDHISEMSDETYKRMKQDLEAKPINALIITARLPEKNLGRPHLTPLEPRKISGARLSTFIQPYLERQGKRDIFEDDAEFFRACTRLSSMMAATLQNATALLVRMYVDQVIDVGGLKTAQLPDNIPKLMQNYLCWLNRRDAVGKTMRLDDSLIEQDAKAIAWECLRHTYYPTDAKYDDVIQALADLIQAENPKLETPKAEAKKRLEYLDQTLRLIQVAANRVGIMLDPVAEYLAAFQVVEYCQQQEADQRWQEFFRTVDAKPDLAKIRGFLLAVRNCCEQERQLPEGVLDGLNQRADLDPEALQQARRRQRINRLIDDLFDDDTKYLGQAIRNLREEGTYAYKAIPDLLNLLQAREKFEPALRIEALTALLHIQLDRVTLQTLLQDLLADRTEEPAVRVAAIDGLFQVSRDSDSLPTLLQRHFADQTEGGAIRVQAGQGLRQLGLLPQLLIVELDETATPTIRLLEPPETRVVELAEGVTLELVPIPGGTFLMGSPDEDDSSYDDERPAHEVTVSGFWMGKFPVTQAQYAAIMGRNPATFQVNGAHRPVETVSWRNAVEFCDRLSQRTGQEFRLPTEAEWEYACRAGTTTPFHFGRTITTDLANYRGTDWDYGGKIYSGSFGQGPKGIYRQQTTVVGTFPPNAFGLYDLHGNVWEWCADHWHEDYTEKPDALKSDGNTPWETAQTVSRRALRGGSWNYLPRNCRSAFRYPNAPDVRYDFVGFRVVSRFPRAVQ